A genomic region of Zea mays cultivar B73 chromosome 6, Zm-B73-REFERENCE-NAM-5.0, whole genome shotgun sequence contains the following coding sequences:
- the LOC103631145 gene encoding alcohol dehydrogenase — protein MREDDHISREQCDRSAHYRSVHGSSSRNPAPHPLSPCRRERGPLRRRPSFKRRWQQRSWWVRLLLSLLLALACVLLLAVLLGSPDPDTSPSTSTASSGSEVTSSPLLSQILDYVGAFIMPCGNCFYRVKGQEDLCESFFMYNRAKGTLYDGETRLFLRGNGKPVYMYSMGGLAEYCVVPANALAVLPDSLPYTESEILGCVVFTSYGALRHAAEMRPSDSVAVIGVGGVGSSFICNCLQIAKAFGASQVIAVDVLDEKLQNATTLGATHTVNAANDDAVERIKEITDGRGVDVAIEALGKALTFSQCAKSVRDGGKAVMIGLAATNVMGEVDITHLVRRQVKIIGSYGARARQDLHQIVKLAESGAFNLQNTISRKCKFEEANGAYEDLNHGKIVGRAVVEIME, from the exons ATGCGAGAGGACGACCACATATCTAGAGAACAGTGCGACCGATCTG CCCACTACCGCTCTGTACATGGATCCTCTTCTCGCAATCCCGCGCCGCATCCCCTCTCGCCCTGCCGGCGAGAGCGCGGCCCGCTGAGGCGGCGACCGTCGTTCAAGCGCCGGTGGCAGCAGCGGTCATGGTGGGTGCGCCTCTTGCTCTCCCTCCTCCTCGCTCTCGCATGCGTCCTCCTCCTCGCTGTCCTCCTCGGCTCCCCCGACCCCGACACCTCGCCGTCCacctccaccgcgtcctccggatcCGAGGTCACCTCCTCCCCTCTCCTCAGTCAG ATTTTGGACTACGTCGGCGCCTTCATAATGCCATGTGGGAACTGCTTCTACCGCGTTAAG GGCCAAGAAGATCTGTGCGAGTCTTTCTTCATGTATAATCGTGCCAAGGGGACACTCTATGATGGCGAGACACGACTGTTTCTAAGGGGCAATG GGAAACCAGTGTACATGTATAGTATGGGAGGGCTTGCAGAGTATTGTGTTGTCCCAGCCAATGCGCTAGCAGTTCTTCCTGACTCACTGCCATATACAGAATCAGAAATTTTAGGATGTGTAGTGTTTACCTCGTATGGTGCCCTAAGGCATGCTGCTGAAATGCGGCCTAGTGATTCGGTAGCTGTGATTGGAGTTGGAGGGGTTGG CAGTTCTTTTATTTGCAACTGTTTACAGATAGCAAAAGCCTTTGGAGCTTCCCAAGTCATTGCGGTGGATGTCCTTGATGAGAAGCTCCAGAATGCTACAACACTTGGAGCCACCCACACTGTAAATGCAGCAAATGATGATGCAGTtgaaaggataaag GAAATTACTGATGGTAGGGGTGTAGATGTGGCTATAGAGGCACTTGGTAAGGCGTTAACATTTTCCCAGTGCGCCAAGAGTGTGCGTGATGGAGGCAAAGCTGTTATGATCGGGCTTGCTGCAACAAACGTAATGGGAGAGGTTGATATAACCCATCTTGTCCGACGACAG GTGAAAATCATTGGCTCATATGGCGCAAGGGCCAGGCAAGACCTTCATCAGATAGTGAAGCTCGCGGAGAGTGGTGCCTTCAATCTCCAGAACACCATATCAAGGAAATGCAAATTCGAGGAGGCGAATGGCGCCTATGAGGATCTCAATCATGGCAAGATCGTAGGACGAGCTGTGGTTGAGATCATGGAGTGA
- the LOC103629495 gene encoding MADS-box transcription factor 7, whose translation MTFFQQLKSSRNEYLKLKARVDNLQGTQRNLLGEDLESLGIKELEHLEKQLDSSLKHIRSTRTQHMVDQLTELQKKEQMFCEANKCLRRRVSCKIHCIIQTNIFMTFLLRSLS comes from the exons ATGACATTTTTTCAGCAACTGAAAAGTAGCCGCAATGAGTACCTCAAACTGAAGGCACGTGTTGATAATTTACAGGGGACTCAAAG GAACTTGCTTGGCGAAGATCTCGAGTCATTAGGCATAAAAGAGCTGGAGCACCTGGAGAAGCAGCTCGATTCGTCCTTGAAGCACATAAGATCTACAAGG ACACAACACATGGTTGATCAACTGACAGAACTTCAGAAAAAA gaacaaatgttTTGTGAAGCAAATAAGTGTCTTCGAAGAAGAGTAAGTTGTAAAATTCATTGCATCATTCAAACAAACATTTTTATGACGTTTCTTTTGCGGTCCCTGTCATAG